A single region of the Candidatus Marinarcus aquaticus genome encodes:
- a CDS encoding chemotaxis protein CheV, whose amino-acid sequence MSIGKDVEQMTQAHLRNVQQLAVFYTGSGSVYAINIAKIKAFIITEEVTITDTPTDTDIVAGIATIRGEPVTLINLDIWLGKKPPESTKDYKLIIYCEFNHKKVGFLIKDMINIVEKTTEELRNSEEQNSKITYTTYVKVNNEDKLCTVFNAEQLLRDIGWTSSGDDEVNKYVNEPIHTDKLVLVAEDSAVAREIVKKFLQKVQVRFEIFNNGQELINRLNTVDPNEVGLIITDIEMPEKDGYQVATFVKDSSKFASIPVIVNSSMTTDAVVGKMNAIGVDGFIGKTDIPRMYAMTKKFLEN is encoded by the coding sequence ATGAGTATAGGTAAAGATGTAGAGCAAATGACGCAAGCGCATTTGAGAAATGTTCAGCAACTTGCAGTATTTTATACAGGTTCTGGAAGTGTCTACGCAATCAACATTGCAAAAATCAAAGCTTTTATTATCACTGAAGAGGTAACTATTACGGATACGCCAACCGATACAGACATAGTTGCTGGTATTGCTACTATTCGTGGGGAACCTGTTACTCTCATCAACTTAGATATTTGGTTGGGTAAAAAACCACCTGAATCTACAAAAGATTATAAACTGATTATTTACTGTGAATTCAACCATAAAAAAGTGGGATTCTTAATCAAAGATATGATTAATATTGTTGAAAAAACAACCGAAGAGTTACGAAACTCTGAAGAACAAAACTCTAAGATTACTTATACAACCTATGTAAAAGTCAACAACGAAGATAAACTTTGTACCGTATTTAATGCAGAACAACTCTTAAGAGACATTGGTTGGACAAGCAGTGGAGATGATGAAGTCAACAAATATGTGAATGAACCTATCCACACAGATAAGCTTGTTCTTGTAGCTGAAGACTCTGCAGTTGCACGAGAGATTGTTAAAAAATTCTTACAAAAAGTACAAGTACGATTTGAGATTTTCAACAACGGTCAAGAGCTTATTAACCGTCTGAATACTGTAGATCCAAATGAAGTGGGATTGATCATTACTGATATTGAAATGCCAGAAAAAGATGGGTATCAAGTAGCAACGTTTGTAAAAGACAGCAGTAAATTTGCCTCAATTCCAGTGATTGTAAACTCTTCGATGACAACCGATGCAGTTGTAGGTAAAATGAATGCCATTGGTGTTGACGGATTCATTGGAAAAACAGATATTCCAAGAATGTACGCCATGACGAAGAAGTTCTTAGAGAACTAA
- the nth gene encoding endonuclease III encodes MKKATKKEIEIIKEAFIEKYSDAVTELQYRNDFELLIAIILSAQCTDKRVNIITPALFEKYPTPYHLADASLEEVKELLKACSFFNNKAKNIIKMAQSVVTLHDGEIPHDTKQLIKLAGVGNKTANVFMIETEGANVMAVDTHVFRVSHRLGLSDGKTVEQTEAHLVKKLKGDLHIFHQAMVLFGRYICKAVSPDCDNCLFPHVCKSKSGFKPQ; translated from the coding sequence ATGAAAAAAGCAACCAAAAAAGAGATAGAAATCATTAAAGAAGCATTTATAGAAAAATACTCTGATGCTGTCACCGAATTGCAGTACAGAAATGACTTTGAACTTCTGATTGCCATTATTCTTTCTGCTCAATGCACCGATAAGCGTGTGAACATTATTACGCCAGCGTTGTTTGAGAAATATCCTACTCCCTATCATTTAGCAGATGCCTCTTTAGAGGAGGTGAAAGAGTTACTGAAAGCCTGTTCATTCTTTAACAACAAAGCTAAAAATATTATTAAGATGGCACAAAGTGTTGTCACATTGCATGATGGAGAAATTCCACATGACACGAAGCAGTTAATCAAACTAGCAGGTGTGGGAAATAAAACAGCCAATGTCTTTATGATTGAAACCGAAGGGGCAAATGTCATGGCAGTAGATACGCATGTATTTCGAGTCTCTCATAGGCTTGGGTTAAGCGATGGTAAGACTGTTGAGCAAACAGAAGCACATTTGGTTAAAAAGCTTAAAGGAGACTTGCATATCTTCCACCAAGCGATGGTTTTGTTTGGGCGATATATCTGTAAAGCAGTCAGTCCAGATTGTGATAATTGTCTTTTCCCTCATGTATGTAAATCTAAAAGTGGGTTCAAACCTCAATAA
- a CDS encoding UDP-2,3-diacylglucosamine diphosphatase, whose product MCLNIEENAVFVADAHFNALRHDFSVFLQKVKEGEIKTSQLFLMGDMFDFITQESFYFIKQNQALIDTINELSQSIEMFYLEGNHDYNLERLFPNVQVIARENQPLLGTYDGKSVALSHGDNFENTSYNIYCAIIRNHPLLKFLNMIDFSHWLSKKIDYALREKMICRTYTGFDKKVQTRLENYNSDIVVEGHFHQGKEFEFNNKRYVNIPSLFCSKEYVVLQLHEFKKVALN is encoded by the coding sequence ATGTGCCTTAATATAGAGGAGAATGCTGTTTTTGTAGCAGATGCACACTTCAACGCTTTGCGCCATGATTTCTCTGTGTTTTTACAAAAAGTAAAAGAGGGAGAAATCAAAACATCTCAACTCTTTTTGATGGGGGATATGTTTGATTTTATCACACAAGAGTCTTTTTATTTTATCAAACAAAACCAAGCCTTGATTGACACTATCAATGAACTTTCACAAAGCATTGAGATGTTCTATTTAGAGGGGAATCACGACTATAACTTAGAGAGACTGTTCCCCAATGTTCAAGTCATTGCTCGAGAGAACCAACCACTTCTAGGCACCTATGATGGTAAGAGTGTAGCGCTTTCACATGGAGATAATTTTGAAAACACTTCGTACAATATTTATTGTGCAATTATACGAAATCACCCGCTTCTGAAATTTTTAAATATGATTGACTTTTCACATTGGTTATCAAAAAAAATTGATTATGCCTTACGTGAAAAGATGATTTGTAGAACCTACACAGGCTTTGATAAAAAGGTGCAAACACGACTAGAAAACTACAACAGTGACATCGTTGTTGAGGGGCACTTTCACCAAGGCAAAGAGTTTGAGTTTAACAACAAACGTTATGTCAATATCCCTTCACTTTTTTGTTCCAAAGAGTATGTGGTATTACAATTACATGAGTTTAAAAAAGTGGCACTGAACTAA
- the uvrB gene encoding excinuclease ABC subunit UvrB — MAKFEVVSKYEPAGDQPQAIESLSNSILEGNQYNTLLGVTGSGKTYTMAKIIEKTQKPTLIMTHNKTLAAQLYSEFKQFFPKNHVEYFISYYDYYQPEAYIPRSDLFIEKDSSINAELERLRLSATASLLSFNDVIVIASVSANYGLGNPQEYQANVQRLEVGFEYSQRQLLLKLVEMGYKRNDKFFDRADFRVNGDVIDIFPAYWEDEFLRIEFFGDEIESITKHEYLTNTKLKDLEDITIYSVNPFIVSQDRLANAVKQIENELDERLAYFKENDQLVEYQRLKQRVEFDIEMIESTGMCKGIENYARLLTDKKPGETPYSLLDYFQMLDEDFLLIVDESHVSLPQFRGMHAADRSRKEVLVDYGFRLPSALDNRPLMFDEFINKAPHYLFVSATPNELETSMSSVVAHQVIRPTGLLDPIIEIKDSEYQVETLHDEIKKVVAKNERVLVTVLTKKMAEELSSYYADLGLRIKYMHSEIDAIERNQIIRSLRLGEFDILVGINLLREGLDIPETSLVAILDADKEGFLRSRTSLIQTIGRAARNQNGRVLLFAKKITDSMQFAIDVTNERREIQEAFNKEHGITPKSTIRSLDENLKMEEYDDVALKKNRLDKMPASERKKLLVELNKQMKKAAGDLNFEEAIRLRDEIEKIKKL; from the coding sequence ATCGCTAAATTTGAAGTAGTCAGTAAATATGAACCTGCTGGAGATCAACCACAAGCCATTGAGTCATTGAGTAACTCTATTTTAGAAGGCAATCAATACAACACGCTATTAGGGGTCACAGGAAGTGGTAAGACCTACACCATGGCAAAAATTATTGAAAAAACTCAAAAACCAACGCTCATTATGACGCACAATAAAACGCTTGCAGCGCAACTCTACAGTGAGTTTAAACAGTTTTTCCCAAAAAATCACGTAGAGTACTTTATCTCATACTATGACTATTATCAACCTGAAGCCTATATTCCAAGAAGTGATTTGTTCATTGAAAAAGACAGTTCAATTAATGCAGAGCTTGAACGTTTGAGACTGAGCGCCACAGCTTCACTGCTATCATTTAATGATGTTATTGTGATTGCTTCAGTATCAGCAAACTATGGGTTAGGAAATCCTCAAGAGTACCAAGCCAATGTTCAAAGACTTGAAGTGGGATTTGAGTACTCCCAACGGCAACTTTTACTTAAACTTGTAGAGATGGGATACAAACGAAACGATAAGTTTTTTGACCGTGCAGATTTTAGAGTCAATGGTGATGTTATTGATATTTTCCCTGCGTATTGGGAAGATGAGTTTTTACGTATTGAGTTTTTTGGAGATGAGATAGAAAGCATCACCAAACATGAGTATTTGACCAATACCAAACTCAAAGATTTAGAAGATATTACGATTTATTCAGTAAACCCTTTTATCGTTTCACAAGATCGATTGGCCAATGCTGTTAAACAAATAGAGAATGAACTGGATGAGAGATTGGCTTATTTTAAAGAAAATGACCAGCTCGTAGAGTATCAAAGATTGAAACAAAGAGTTGAGTTTGATATTGAGATGATAGAGAGCACGGGTATGTGTAAAGGAATTGAAAACTATGCACGTTTATTAACGGATAAAAAACCGGGAGAAACGCCATACTCACTGCTTGATTATTTTCAAATGCTTGATGAAGATTTTTTACTCATAGTTGATGAATCTCATGTATCATTGCCGCAGTTTCGAGGAATGCATGCAGCCGATAGAAGCCGTAAAGAGGTATTGGTTGATTATGGATTCAGATTGCCAAGTGCATTGGACAACCGACCTTTGATGTTTGATGAGTTTATCAATAAAGCACCCCATTATCTCTTTGTGTCTGCCACACCCAATGAGCTTGAAACCTCTATGAGTTCAGTCGTAGCACACCAAGTCATTCGTCCAACAGGTCTGCTTGACCCTATCATTGAAATCAAAGACAGTGAGTATCAAGTTGAGACCTTGCATGATGAGATTAAAAAAGTGGTGGCTAAAAATGAACGAGTGTTAGTGACCGTATTAACCAAAAAGATGGCAGAAGAGTTGAGCTCTTATTATGCGGATTTAGGCCTACGAATTAAGTACATGCACTCAGAGATTGATGCCATTGAACGTAACCAAATCATACGAAGTTTGAGGTTAGGGGAGTTTGATATTTTAGTGGGGATTAACTTGCTTCGAGAAGGGTTGGATATCCCTGAAACCTCATTGGTCGCAATTTTAGATGCGGATAAGGAAGGGTTCTTACGAAGTAGAACGTCACTAATACAAACCATTGGTCGTGCGGCACGTAACCAAAATGGCCGTGTACTGTTGTTTGCTAAGAAAATCACAGACTCCATGCAGTTTGCCATTGATGTTACCAATGAACGACGTGAAATACAAGAAGCTTTTAACAAAGAGCATGGCATTACACCCAAAAGTACGATTCGCTCTTTAGATGAGAATTTGAAAATGGAAGAGTATGACGATGTGGCATTGAAGAAAAACAGACTCGATAAGATGCCAGCAAGTGAGCGTAAGAAGTTGCTCGTGGAACTCAATAAGCAGATGAAGAAGGCGGCAGGCGACTTGAACTTTGAAGAGGCGATACGACTGCGAGACGAAATTGAGAAAATAAAAAAATTATAG
- a CDS encoding tRNA threonylcarbamoyladenosine dehydratase: MSKYDRTIKLFGEDNFKKFQNSKLILLGVGGVGSFALDALYRTGITDITIVDFDTYEESNLNRQLGSEGNIGRVKVEALKEKYPEVTAIHAKLDADWIDAHDFKQYDLILDAIDDIKPKVHLIKKYYNRIISTSGGAKRIDPSKIEYKSIWDTYNDPFIRKIRNELKAQGFKKKFKVIFSSETPNCIEKGSFEGVTGSFGLMMASIAIQKLLARK, from the coding sequence GTGTCAAAATACGATAGAACGATAAAACTTTTTGGTGAAGATAATTTCAAAAAATTTCAAAACAGTAAACTCATACTTTTAGGTGTGGGTGGTGTTGGCAGTTTTGCACTGGATGCACTTTATAGAACAGGTATTACGGATATTACCATCGTGGATTTTGATACATATGAAGAGTCAAACCTCAATCGACAACTGGGAAGTGAAGGCAATATTGGGCGAGTCAAAGTAGAAGCACTCAAAGAGAAATACCCTGAAGTAACAGCCATTCATGCCAAGCTCGATGCAGATTGGATTGATGCACACGATTTTAAACAATACGATTTGATTTTAGATGCCATTGATGATATTAAACCCAAAGTGCATTTAATCAAAAAATACTACAACCGAATTATCAGTACCAGTGGCGGTGCCAAACGAATTGACCCATCAAAAATTGAGTACAAGTCAATTTGGGATACCTATAATGACCCATTTATACGAAAAATCAGAAATGAACTCAAAGCTCAAGGCTTTAAAAAGAAATTCAAAGTTATTTTTTCAAGTGAAACCCCTAATTGTATTGAAAAAGGGAGTTTTGAAGGTGTGACAGGTTCTTTTGGATTGATGATGGCATCGATAGCGATTCAAAAACTCTTGGCTCGAAAATAA
- a CDS encoding GTP pyrophosphokinase, whose protein sequence is MLEHEIENKYNKNLPLYQRAEKNVSEAIKEFLKTNNIPFVNIESRIKKFDSFFEKISRKQYDNPFKENEDFCGIRIILYHLEDIKHLENIIEENFLIEEKVNKSEKLESNEFGYRSNHIIIKIKPEWCVTPNYKGLDDIKIEIQIRTALMHTWAAIEHKLGYKNNQELPTNLIRKLYLMSALLENADMQFQEIKNEAENYQQKTVEESKKVGKFTGSKLNIDTLSALLEYYFPEYEEEEALEKALLNSIIKNSLTIDTIVKYAEKIVPLTPYIDKKINSKMKTTRANVLSYALETFIPKMYDETKMTQSRIDIIKGLKEKANLT, encoded by the coding sequence ATGTTAGAACATGAAATTGAAAATAAATATAATAAAAATTTGCCACTTTATCAACGTGCAGAAAAAAATGTTAGTGAGGCAATTAAAGAGTTTTTAAAAACTAATAATATTCCATTTGTTAACATAGAATCTAGAATTAAAAAATTTGATTCATTTTTTGAAAAAATATCAAGAAAACAATATGATAACCCTTTTAAAGAAAATGAAGATTTTTGTGGAATTAGAATTATTTTATATCATCTTGAAGATATAAAACATTTAGAGAACATTATTGAAGAAAATTTTTTAATTGAAGAAAAAGTTAATAAATCTGAAAAACTTGAAAGTAATGAGTTTGGCTATCGTTCAAACCACATCATTATAAAAATTAAACCTGAATGGTGTGTAACTCCAAATTACAAAGGCTTAGATGACATTAAAATAGAAATACAAATACGCACAGCATTAATGCATACATGGGCTGCAATTGAACATAAACTAGGTTATAAAAACAATCAAGAACTTCCAACAAATCTTATTAGAAAACTATATTTGATGAGTGCTCTTTTAGAGAATGCAGATATGCAATTCCAAGAAATAAAAAATGAGGCTGAGAATTATCAACAGAAAACTGTAGAAGAATCTAAGAAAGTAGGTAAATTTACTGGTAGCAAATTAAATATTGATACATTAAGTGCATTGTTAGAATATTATTTTCCAGAGTACGAAGAAGAAGAAGCTCTGGAGAAGGCTCTATTAAACAGCATTATAAAAAATTCATTAACAATTGATACTATAGTAAAATATGCAGAAAAAATAGTACCTTTGACTCCATATATTGATAAAAAAATTAACTCAAAAATGAAAACTACTCGTGCAAATGTTTTATCATATGCATTGGAAACATTTATTCCTAAGATGTACGATGAAACAAAAATGACCCAATCAAGAATAGATATAATCAAAGGATTAAAAGAAAAAGCTAATCTTACATAA
- the argH gene encoding argininosuccinate lyase, which yields MSQNKEQILKNTNAQILDEFNASVMFDKELYDQDIRASIAHSKMLYAQGILTQQDQADIERGLLQVKAEIESGQFEFKIADEDIHMAVESRLTEIIGDAGKRLHTARSRNDQVATDFRLYVKEKNITIMAQLKEIVETFVKVASQHTESLIPGMTHLQHAQPINFGYHMLAYANMFKRDFERFESSYKRNNYSPLGSAALAGTPHNIDRFASCELLGFEQPTISALDTVSDRDFALEILFNISTAMMHISRISEELILWSSYEFQFIKMSDEYATTSSIMPQKKNPDVPELLRGKTGRAFGNLMSLLTVMKGLPLAYNKDTQEDKEGVFDSVKTIEISLSILNEVIKTMKVNVQNMESACKIGHLSATDLADYLVQKQNMPFRTAYYITKSVVSKADELSKDMSELNIDEIRSAHTDIANIDEEVVEFLNLRNSMNARNSYGGTSSQQTKSQIEIFEKWLESIE from the coding sequence ATGTCGCAGAATAAAGAACAAATTTTAAAAAACACTAACGCTCAGATTTTAGATGAGTTTAACGCCTCTGTGATGTTTGATAAAGAGTTATATGATCAAGATATTCGAGCTTCCATCGCGCACTCAAAAATGTTGTATGCTCAAGGTATTTTAACGCAACAAGACCAAGCAGATATTGAAAGAGGACTGTTGCAAGTTAAAGCAGAGATAGAATCAGGTCAATTTGAGTTTAAAATTGCCGATGAAGATATTCACATGGCAGTAGAGAGTCGTTTGACTGAAATCATTGGGGATGCAGGAAAAAGATTGCACACTGCAAGAAGCAGAAATGACCAAGTAGCAACAGACTTTAGACTCTATGTCAAAGAAAAAAACATTACTATCATGGCGCAACTTAAAGAGATAGTTGAAACTTTTGTTAAGGTGGCTTCACAACACACTGAATCTTTGATTCCCGGTATGACTCACTTGCAACACGCACAACCTATTAACTTTGGCTATCATATGTTGGCCTATGCCAACATGTTTAAACGAGATTTCGAACGATTTGAAAGTTCTTATAAGCGAAACAACTATTCGCCCTTAGGAAGTGCTGCTTTAGCTGGTACGCCACACAATATTGACCGATTTGCTTCGTGTGAACTGTTGGGATTTGAACAACCAACTATCAGTGCTTTGGATACCGTAAGTGATCGAGACTTTGCATTGGAAATTTTGTTTAATATCAGTACAGCAATGATGCACATCAGTCGTATCTCAGAAGAGTTAATTTTGTGGTCATCGTATGAGTTCCAATTCATTAAAATGAGCGATGAGTACGCTACGACTTCATCAATTATGCCTCAAAAGAAAAACCCAGACGTTCCTGAACTTTTAAGAGGAAAAACAGGACGAGCGTTTGGAAACTTGATGTCACTGCTTACGGTGATGAAGGGTTTGCCATTGGCTTATAACAAAGATACGCAAGAAGATAAAGAGGGCGTTTTTGATTCTGTTAAAACGATTGAGATTTCATTGTCTATTTTAAATGAAGTGATTAAAACCATGAAAGTCAATGTCCAAAACATGGAGAGTGCTTGTAAAATAGGGCACTTAAGTGCAACGGATTTGGCAGATTATTTGGTACAAAAGCAAAACATGCCATTTAGAACGGCATACTATATCACTAAATCTGTGGTTTCCAAAGCAGATGAGCTTTCTAAAGATATGAGTGAACTCAATATTGATGAAATCAGAAGTGCGCATACGGACATTGCAAACATTGATGAAGAAGTTGTTGAGTTCTTGAATTTAAGAAACTCAATGAATGCACGAAACTCTTATGGAGGTACATCCTCCCAACAGACGAAAAGTCAGATTGAAATATTTGAAAAGTGGTTGGAGAGTATAGAATAA
- a CDS encoding TonB-dependent receptor, translating to MKKRVYLSLICTSILSANEITTPTVSVNETVTSEVVSNVSSEDIKSADLAEALSKNLPSISLIRRSGIANDILLRGQKRDNINVTIDGAKIYGACPNRMDPPTSHVLSNNVESVVVSEGPFDVENFGTLSGIVKVETKKPKKGVQGDINFNMGSFDYRKGSATVSGGNDFVRALVSVSTESSDQYEDGNGDTLYEQQKKQDITNTRRYSKDYEDMEAYEKSTLLTKLYFNLTDNQEINFSYTANRSDDVLYANTPMDALYDDSDIYTIGYKAVDLGAFSKELNIDYYYSKVDHPMATTYRNNGAMEMTNHMKSKMRGFKVKNSTEISESLLTYGIDLSKRTWEGEYYNKMNPYMGDSIPSTDTKNKALFAKFETQFGDLSVTTGVRYDDTEIETAGNQDDNDYDGFSGYIMSTYEANETTKYFAGIGKSMRVPDARELYLLTSAGGVTGTPDLDETKNYEIDLGFEKIIGNFTIKTKAFYSKLKDYIYLNTSNASNKFENIDAKIYGLDISGAYYATDEISIDYGLAYQRGKKDEAFDGQSDTDLADITPLKANIAFNYEYEKSKFSAEVVAAKSWSNYDEDNGEQALGGYGILNLKYNQELSKHFDITLGVDNVLDKTYAVSNSYADLTLISAGTTEAMLLNEPGRYAYFNLKFKF from the coding sequence ATGAAAAAACGAGTCTATTTATCTCTCATTTGCACCTCCATATTAAGTGCCAATGAGATTACAACACCAACAGTAAGTGTAAATGAAACAGTGACAAGTGAAGTGGTCAGTAATGTCAGCAGTGAAGATATTAAAAGTGCCGATTTAGCAGAGGCATTAAGTAAAAACCTACCTTCAATCTCTTTGATTCGACGAAGTGGGATTGCCAATGATATTTTGCTTCGAGGACAAAAACGAGATAACATCAACGTGACTATTGATGGGGCTAAGATTTATGGAGCGTGCCCAAATAGAATGGATCCACCAACTTCTCATGTGCTAAGTAACAACGTAGAGAGTGTCGTGGTATCAGAAGGTCCTTTTGATGTAGAAAATTTTGGTACATTAAGTGGGATTGTAAAAGTAGAGACCAAGAAGCCTAAAAAAGGGGTTCAAGGAGACATCAACTTCAACATGGGAAGCTTTGATTATAGAAAAGGAAGTGCTACAGTCAGCGGGGGAAATGATTTTGTAAGAGCTTTAGTATCTGTATCTACTGAAAGCAGTGATCAATATGAAGATGGGAATGGTGATACGCTCTATGAACAACAAAAAAAGCAAGATATAACGAATACTCGACGTTATAGTAAAGATTATGAAGATATGGAAGCGTATGAAAAAAGTACACTTTTAACTAAACTCTATTTTAATCTTACGGATAATCAAGAGATTAATTTCTCATACACAGCTAACCGAAGTGACGATGTATTGTATGCCAATACTCCAATGGATGCTTTGTATGATGATTCTGACATCTATACTATTGGGTATAAAGCAGTTGATTTAGGTGCATTTTCAAAAGAGTTAAATATAGATTACTACTATTCTAAAGTAGACCACCCTATGGCAACGACATACAGAAATAATGGTGCCATGGAGATGACGAACCACATGAAATCAAAAATGCGTGGGTTTAAAGTTAAAAACAGCACGGAGATTTCTGAGTCTTTGTTAACTTATGGGATTGATTTAAGTAAACGAACATGGGAAGGGGAGTACTATAACAAAATGAACCCATACATGGGGGACAGTATTCCAAGCACCGATACTAAAAACAAAGCTTTGTTTGCAAAGTTTGAGACACAATTTGGTGATTTAAGCGTGACAACGGGTGTTCGATATGATGATACAGAGATTGAAACGGCAGGCAATCAAGATGATAATGATTACGATGGATTCTCAGGATACATCATGTCAACGTATGAAGCCAATGAAACCACAAAATATTTTGCAGGAATCGGAAAATCGATGAGAGTTCCAGATGCAAGAGAGTTATACCTCTTAACCAGTGCAGGTGGAGTGACTGGAACACCTGATTTGGATGAAACAAAAAACTATGAGATTGATTTAGGATTTGAAAAAATCATAGGCAATTTCACGATTAAAACCAAAGCATTTTACTCTAAGCTTAAAGATTACATCTATTTGAACACTTCAAATGCAAGCAATAAATTCGAAAATATCGATGCTAAAATCTATGGTTTAGATATCAGTGGGGCGTATTATGCAACCGATGAAATCTCTATTGATTATGGTTTAGCATATCAAAGAGGGAAAAAAGATGAAGCCTTTGATGGTCAAAGTGATACAGACTTAGCAGATATTACACCACTTAAAGCCAACATCGCATTTAATTATGAGTATGAGAAATCAAAATTTTCTGCTGAGGTTGTTGCTGCAAAATCATGGAGCAATTATGATGAAGATAATGGAGAACAAGCATTAGGTGGATATGGAATTTTAAACTTAAAATATAACCAAGAGTTATCAAAACATTTTGATATTACTTTAGGAGTAGATAACGTATTGGATAAAACCTATGCAGTTTCAAATAGCTATGCAGACTTGACGCTTATCAGTGCAGGAACAACAGAAGCAATGCTTCTAAATGAACCAGGACGATACGCTTACTTTAACTTGAAATTCAAGTTTTAA
- the greA gene encoding transcription elongation factor GreA produces MEKEPMTRVGYEKITTELEFLKNTERPQTVIALDEARQLGDLKENAEYHAAKDKLKLLDIQIAELGALISKAVIIDPENLPHDRVSFGSTVNLIDVKTDEEFQYSIVGGVESSAEKGLISFNSPLAKQLLGKEEGDEFTAELPGGKKKFEVLDVFYKELEL; encoded by the coding sequence ATGGAAAAAGAACCAATGACGAGAGTCGGATATGAAAAAATTACAACTGAATTAGAATTTTTAAAAAATACAGAACGACCTCAGACAGTGATTGCTTTAGATGAAGCAAGGCAATTGGGAGATTTAAAAGAGAATGCAGAGTATCACGCCGCAAAAGATAAATTAAAATTGCTTGATATACAAATTGCGGAGTTAGGTGCATTGATTTCTAAAGCAGTGATTATTGACCCAGAAAATTTGCCACACGACAGAGTAAGCTTTGGTTCAACAGTCAATTTAATCGATGTTAAAACAGATGAAGAATTCCAATACTCAATTGTAGGTGGAGTTGAGAGTAGTGCTGAAAAGGGATTAATCTCTTTTAACTCACCTTTAGCAAAACAGCTTTTAGGAAAAGAAGAAGGTGATGAATTCACGGCTGAACTTCCTGGGGGAAAGAAAAAATTTGAAGTATTGGACGTATTTTACAAGGAGTTAGAACTATAA
- the argC gene encoding N-acetyl-gamma-glutamyl-phosphate reductase: MNVAIIGATGYTGLELVKMLVNHPKFNITYIANSTGEQRVDELHPCLQNVISMDVQKAQAKDVAENADLAFLALPHQTSMGFAKELLELGVKVVDLSADYRLELETYEKNYCAHEDKEHLPQAVYGLPEYYKEQIKTTNLVANPGCYPTATLLGLLPFVPYLDENIPVFVDAKSGVSGAGKKLSEVTAFCNVNENIFAYNPFKHRHMPEIIEKVKKLGNKELNINFVPHLINATRGMLVSTYVTLKEDIDPVEVLKNAYKDAPFVRIKDKPVDIKSTAGTNFCDIFVAKNGNALFINTAIDNLLKGASSAAVANANIMCGFDEALGVPNIAYVP; the protein is encoded by the coding sequence ATGAATGTAGCCATTATTGGTGCCACAGGTTATACGGGCTTAGAACTCGTAAAGATGCTTGTGAACCACCCAAAATTTAATATTACGTATATTGCCAATTCAACAGGAGAGCAACGAGTAGATGAATTGCACCCGTGTTTACAAAATGTAATCAGCATGGATGTACAAAAAGCACAAGCCAAAGATGTTGCAGAAAATGCAGACTTGGCATTTCTTGCACTTCCTCACCAAACCTCTATGGGCTTTGCCAAAGAGCTTTTAGAATTAGGGGTAAAAGTGGTTGATTTAAGTGCAGATTATCGACTTGAACTTGAAACCTATGAGAAAAATTATTGTGCCCATGAAGATAAAGAGCATCTACCACAAGCAGTCTATGGTCTTCCTGAGTACTATAAAGAACAAATTAAAACCACAAATCTAGTGGCCAATCCAGGGTGTTATCCAACAGCAACACTCTTAGGACTTTTACCGTTTGTTCCTTACTTAGATGAAAACATTCCTGTATTTGTGGATGCAAAATCAGGAGTAAGTGGAGCAGGTAAAAAACTGAGTGAAGTAACGGCATTTTGTAATGTCAATGAGAACATCTTTGCATACAATCCGTTCAAACACCGACACATGCCTGAAATCATTGAGAAAGTAAAAAAACTGGGGAATAAAGAGTTAAACATCAACTTTGTACCACACTTAATCAATGCTACACGAGGAATGTTAGTCAGTACTTATGTGACCTTAAAAGAGGATATTGATCCTGTTGAAGTGTTGAAAAATGCCTATAAAGATGCGCCATTTGTTCGAATCAAAGATAAACCAGTGGACATCAAATCAACAGCAGGTACCAACTTTTGCGATATCTTTGTTGCTAAAAATGGAAATGCACTCTTTATCAACACGGCCATTGATAACTTGCTTAAAGGGGCATCCAGTGCAGCAGTTGCTAATGCCAATATTATGTGTGGGTTTGATGAAGCTTTAGGAGTACCTAATATTGCCTATGTGCCTTAA